The Spirosoma linguale DSM 74 genomic interval TACCTTGTCTTCCGGCAGTAAATCGCCGTACCACTCGTCCACACCCACCTGTTTGGCAATGGCTTCAACCACTGCACTTTTGTCACCCGATAACATCACCGTACGGATGCCATCCGCTTTCAAGCGTTTCACTGCTTCGGCAGCATCGGGTTTTACCTCATCAGCAATGGTGAAATAACCCGCAAATTGGCCGTCGATGGCCGTCATCACAATCGTGTAGGGAATTTGGGTCAGGGCCTCATCGAAGCTGACGTTAAACTTGCGGAGCAACTTGGCATTACCCGCCAGCATGTCTTTGCCTTCCACTAACCCTTTCAGGCCGTGACCGGCAATTTCTTCAACCCCTTCGACCGATACCGTTTCGTGGCCCGTATCCGCGAATCCACGCTGGGCATGGTCGATGATCGCCGTTGCCACCGGGTGAGTGGATTTGCTTTCTAAAGCCGCCGTCAGCCGGACTAGTTCTTTTGCGGTAATGCCGATGGGCATTACCTGCTGGACCTTGAAGACGCCTTTGGTCAGGGTGCCGGTTTTGTCCATGACGACCGTTTTGAGCTGGGTCATCAGGTCTAAGAAGACCGATCCTTTAAATAGTATACCTTGTCGAGTTCCGGCTCCAATCCCACCAAAGTAACCCAAAGGGATCGAGATAACCAGCGCGCAGGGGCATCCGATCACCAGAAATACCAATCCCCGGTAGAGCCAGTCGGCAAAGCGGTAATCGGCCACAAAAAAATACGGCACCCCTGTTATGAGCACCGCCAGCAAGCAGATGATCGGCGTATAAATTTTGGCGAAACGGGCAATAAACTCCTGAGTCTTTGCTTTGCGGCCGGTAGCTTGTTGGACCAGTTTTAAAATCCGGGAGAGCTTGGAATCCTGATAGGGCGTGGTTACGTCCATCTCCACCAGCGACTGCCGGTTGATCATGCCCGCCAGCACCGCTTCGCTTTTCTCGATGGTGCGCGGGACGCTTTCACCCGTCAAAGCCGCCGTATCGAACGTGCCGGTGGCTGAACGCATGGTGCCATCCAGCCCCACTTTTTCGCCCGGCTTAATTTGTATCACATCACCCACCGCTACCGTCGCAGCCTTC includes:
- a CDS encoding heavy metal translocating P-type ATPase (TIGRFAM: heavy metal translocating P-type ATPase; ATPase, P-type (transporting), HAD superfamily, subfamily IC; cadmium-translocating P-type ATPase~PFAM: E1-E2 ATPase-associated domain protein; Haloacid dehalogenase domain protein hydrolase~KEGG: spc:Sputcn32_1966 heavy metal translocating P- type ATPase), producing MANDHNHDEDGHTHDDVELIEEGTTPAADVSPKEGPYQTWRTYAPAISSLVLLLGGIALDYYKLSWFNDPVRLIWYIVSYLPVAWPVLRRAWSSSIRGDVFTEFFLMSVATLGAFFIREYPEGVAVMLFYTIGELFQEAAVLRARRSIKALLDVRPDEVTVLKNGKAQLVKAATVAVGDVIQIKPGEKVGLDGTMRSATGTFDTAALTGESVPRTIEKSEAVLAGMINRQSLVEMDVTTPYQDSKLSRILKLVQQATGRKAKTQEFIARFAKIYTPIICLLAVLITGVPYFFVADYRFADWLYRGLVFLVIGCPCALVISIPLGYFGGIGAGTRQGILFKGSVFLDLMTQLKTVVMDKTGTLTKGVFKVQQVMPIGITAKELVRLTAALESKSTHPVATAIIDHAQRGFADTGHETVSVEGVEEIAGHGLKGLVEGKDMLAGNAKLLRKFNVSFDEALTQIPYTIVMTAIDGQFAGYFTIADEVKPDAAEAVKRLKADGIRTVMLSGDKSAVVEAIAKQVGVDEWYGDLLPEDKVAQVERLKAELAGNPKRSVARAKLAFVGDGVNDAPVVALADVGMAMGGLGSDATIETADVIIQNDEPSKIAMAIDIGRATRRIVWQNITLSMVVKIIVLVLGAGGLATMWEAVFADVGVAMLAILNAVRVQNLKFK